From Piscinibacter gummiphilus:
GTGTCGGCGTGGCGCACGAGTTCGAGCGCGGTGTCGCCGAGCAGCGGGCCCTCCGCGCGCGGCGCGGCCGGGGTGCGGTGCACCGTGTACGGGGTGCGCGCCTGGATGTATTTCGGGCAGTTGCCGAAGCTCTGGTCGACCTCGATGGTGAAGCCGTCGGCGTCGAGCGCGACCACGCTGCCGTTCATGCGGTTGCGGCGACGTGTGTGCGGCTCCAGGCCGAGGAGCCCGATGGGTGTGTCGAGCGCAGGCTGCCACGGGTCGTCGGGAGACGGGCGCGCCGCGATGTGCAGGTGGCGCTCGTCCGGTGCGCGGATGAAGCCCGGCGCGCCATGCAGCATCGAGGCCCAGGGCCGCCCGTGGGCATCGAGGCTGCCCACCAGCAGCGTGGGCAGCTTGCCGAAGAGCTCGCGGTGCTGCTCGGGCATCCAGGTGCGCACCACCTGCTCCATCACCTCGCCCATGCGCTCGTCGACGCCCAGGCGGCGCTGCACCGTGGTTTCGCCTGCGTGGCGCATCTCAGGCCAGCGCTTTCTGCCGCACCATCGACACATACCCGGGCAGCGCCTCGATGCGCGCCAGCCAGGCCCGCAGCTGCGGATACGGTTCGAGCGACACGCCGCCTTCGGGGGCGTGCGAGGTGTAGCTGTAGAGGGCGAGGTCGGCGATGGTGGGGTGCTCGGCGGCGAGGTAGGGTGAGGTGGCGAGGTGCGCCTCCATGCGCTGGAAGAGCTGGGCCGCGATCTCGCCGCAGCGCTCGTCACGCGGTCGGCCGAAGAGCACGGCGATGCGCGCGTTGCCGGGCCCGTTGACGAGCTGCCCGGCCGCAACGGACAGCCAGCGTTGCACGCGCGCCGCGCCAACGGGGTCGCGCGGCAGCCAGCGGCCGCTGTCGTCGTAGCGCAGTGCGAGGTAGGTGAGGATGGCGTTGCTGTCGGCGAGCGTGATGTCGCCGTCCTGGATCACCGGCACCTGGCCGAAGGGGTTGAGCGCGAGGAACTCGGGGTGGCGCTGCTCGCCCTTGCTGACGTCGATCAGCTGTTCTTCGAACGGCAGATCGAGCATCGAGAGCAAGAGCTTCACGCGGTGGGCGTGGCCCGAGAGCGGGTGTTGGTAGAGGTGGATTGGTGTCATGCAGGCTCCTCGTGTTGGATGCCTCGCATGGTGAGCGTGCCGAGGCCGGCGCGGAATCACCGTGTCGCGCATTTGATAATTCCGCGCCCAGAGGTGAATCAACGAAAGAGAGCGATGGACAAGCTCGAAGGCATGCGCATCTTCGTCGCCGTGGCCGACGCAAAAGGTTTTGCGCCGGCCGCGCGCCAGCTCGGCGTGTCGGCGCCCGCGGTGACCCGCGCGGTGGCGGCGCTCGAAGCGCGCATCGGCACGCAGCTCCTGCGCCGCAGCACGCGGCAGGTGGCGCTCACCGAGGCGGGAGCGCGCTTCCACGCCGACTGCAAACGCATCCTGTCCGAGATCGACGAGGCGGAGTCGTCCGCCAGCGGGGCCCACGTGGTGCCGCAGGGCCTGCTCTCGATCACGGCGCCGGTGATCTTCGGCCGCCTGCACGTGGCGCCGGTGCTGCAAGACTTCCTTGGGCTGCATCCGCAGGTCAGCGCGCGCAGCTTCTACACCGACCAGATCGTGCACCTGCTCGACGAGGGAATGGACGTGGCGCTGCGCATTGCCCACCTGCCCGACTCGGGCCTGGTCGCGGTGCGGGTCGGCGAGGTGCGGCGTGTGGTGGTGGCGTCGCCGCAATACCTGGCCGAGCATGGCGTGCCGCGCACGCCGGCCGACTTCTTGCAGCACCGCGGCATCGGCTTCTCGCAGCATGGCTCGGTGAGTGCGCCGTGGGTCTTCTACCCGCCGGGCGCCGGGGCTCGCAGCGAGGGTGTGGTCGCGCACCCGCGCTTGCGCCACGTGACGAACGCGGGCGATGCGTCCATCGCCGGCGCGCTCGCGAACCAGGGCCTGGTGCGCGCGCTGTCGTACCAGGTGGCCGAGCCGGTGCTGGCGGGGCGTTTGCACATCGTGATGGCCGACCACGAGCCGCCGCCGATCCCCGTGCAACTGGTTTATGCCGAAGGCCGCCGTGCGGCGGCGAAGGTGCGGGCCTTCGTCGACTACGCGGCCGAGCGGCTGCGGGCCGAGCCGGTGCTCAACGGCTCGCTGCAGTGGCCGGCGCTGCCGTGAGGGCGAAAAAAAGCCCGGGGCAAGCCCGGGCTTCAAGTTGAACCGAAGGCAGGATCAGTCCGCGGGCGCCGTCACCGTGCAGTTGCGGATGCCGTAGATGTCCAGCGCCAGCTTGGCGGTGTTGCGTGCCGTGATGCCCCAGATGGTTTCTTGCGGGTTGAGGCCAAGGCTGGTCGGGAAGACCGACGCGTCGTGCACCGACAGGTTGGTGATCTGGTGGTGGCGGCCGTTGCCGTTGACCACGCCCTTGGTTGGGTCGGCCGACATGCCGCAGCCGCCCATCTGGTGTGCCGAGTTCAGGCGCACGCGGCCGCTGACCATCGGCAGCGCATCCGCAGCGGCCTGGAACGAGGCGTTGTCGGTGTAGCCCTGGGTCGCGGCGTCGATGTGGCCGATGAAGACGCGCTGTGCCCCGGCCGCGAAGTGCACGGCGCCCTGCGACTTGATCGACTGGCGGATCGACTCCAGCACGGTGGCGCTGAGCGGGTAGTCCAGGCCCGGCGAGCCATCGGCACGCAGGACCACGGAACCGCCGACGCTTTCCGACATGAAGCCGTCGCGCACGAAGGAGATCGTGACGCCGTACTTGTTGAAGTTCTTCATCAGCGAAGCGTGCTGCTCGCCGAAGTAGGTCGGGCCACCGGCCACCAGCACCGGGTGCAGCGGCGCCACTTCCAACTTGTAGCCCGGCGTGCCGGTGAGGGGCACGTTGTCGAGATAGTGGTCGGAGTAGACGGACTGCGGCAGGCCGGAGTGCGCGGCGATGTCGTTGTTGTAGAAGCCACCCACCGAAGCGCTCGGATGCAGGAAGGTGCGCTTGCCCAGGGTGCCGTGCGGATCGGGCGCGCCCGAGCGCATCAGCAGCGCGGGGCCGTTGATGGCGCTGGTGGCCTGAACGTAGTGGCGCGCCTTGATCGTGACCTTGCGGCCGCTCGGACGCAGGCCCGACGGGTCGAGTGCGTCGCAGACGATGCCGGTGATGGCCGTCTTGGCGGTGTTGAAGGTGTAGTTCTGGGCACGCAGGCGCGTGTAGAGCGTGGCGCCTCGCGCCATCGCGACGGGCAGCGAGGTCACCAGCATCGACTGCTTGGCGTTGATCGGGCAACCCAGGCCGCAGTAGCCGAGTGCGGCGCAGCCCTTCACGTTGGGCGAAATGATGCCCCACGACAGGCCCAGCCGCGACAGGCCGGTCGACAGGATGCCGTTGTTGGCGTTGATCGCGCCGGTCCAGGGCTTGATGCCCAGGCGCTTTTCAACGGCCGCGAACCACGGGTCCATCTTGGCCTTGGTGTACTCGGTCAGGCCATACACGCGCTGCCAGTGTTCGAGCACCTGCGGGGCCGTGCGGAAACTGGTGGCCCAGTTGACGGTGGTGCCGCCACCGACGGTGCGACCTTGCAGGATGCCGACGCCACCGTCGATCGTGCGACGGGCCAGGTTTTCCTGGTACATCGCGGGGTAGGCCTCGGACTCCTTCATGTTGAAGTCGCTCGACGACTTCAGCGGGCCCTCTTCGATCAGCACGACCTTGAGGCCGCTGGCGGCGAGCATTTCGGCGGTGAGGCCACCGCCGGCACCGGTGCCGATGATGGCGACGTCGAAGGTCACCGATCGGTCAGCGGTCAGGGTGGAGGCGTCGATGATCTTCCAGCCGGCGCGCTTGCCGACGACCCACGGGTCGGTGGGTTTCTTGGTCGGGATGGGAATGACTTGAGGAATGGGCATGTTGGCGTGCCTCTCAGTTGAATTTCGGGGGGCCGGCATAACCAATGGCGGGCCAGTTGATGGGGTTCGAATAGAACGCGTTGGGGATCAGGCCCATGAACGCGCTGAAGATCGAACGTTGGCTGGCGACCTGGCTCACGCGCAGGCCGTCGAGCAAGGCCGCCAGCAGCGTGGCGGGCATGGCTTCCCAGGTGGCCGGGAAGGCGGCATTGAAGATCTGCGGGCCGCCCTTCAAGGTGTTGAACAGGCCGACGATGCCGGCCTGGTTGAGCGGGGGGTAGTTGCTGACGATTTCGCCGGCGCGCTGCGCGCACAGGTCGATCGCGGCGGTGCGGGCAGTCGGGTCGGTCGGCAAGGCGCTGTTGCCCAGGATCACCGGCACCCAGACACGCACGATGGCGAGCGACGCTGCATCGAGCGCCGAAACAGGCGGAACAACTTGCGCTTGGGCGGGGTTCAGGGCCGCGCCCCCTCCCAGCGCAAGCGCTGTGCTGCCGGCCACACCTGTGGCCAACAGATCTCTTCGGTTCATCATGGCTTGTTCTCTCCTTGGTGGTCACGCGTCCAGTAACTGCACGCTCGTGCAAATGTGAGCCAAAAAAGTGACAGAACAGTGAGGGAAAACGCCAGACCAGGGCAGGAATGAGGCGGAAATAAGACATATGTCTTAAAAGACACGTGTCTAAATTGCAAGAGGGGCTGCCGTGCGCCGTCTGCGGGTGGCTTGGGAAAGGCGTTAGCCGA
This genomic window contains:
- a CDS encoding pyridoxamine 5'-phosphate oxidase family protein; protein product: MRHAGETTVQRRLGVDERMGEVMEQVVRTWMPEQHRELFGKLPTLLVGSLDAHGRPWASMLHGAPGFIRAPDERHLHIAARPSPDDPWQPALDTPIGLLGLEPHTRRRNRMNGSVVALDADGFTIEVDQSFGNCPKYIQARTPYTVHRTPAAPRAEGPLLGDTALELVRHADTLFIATASHTPRAHAGAEGVDVSHRGGPPGFVHVGTHEGRTVLTIPDYPGNRFFNTLGNLVVNPRAGLLFVDYHAGHLLQLTGDAHLLWEGELRAIRITVQNGWWRAHALPLRWSPPEPAPQFTGEG
- a CDS encoding glutathione S-transferase — protein: MTPIHLYQHPLSGHAHRVKLLLSMLDLPFEEQLIDVSKGEQRHPEFLALNPFGQVPVIQDGDITLADSNAILTYLALRYDDSGRWLPRDPVGAARVQRWLSVAAGQLVNGPGNARIAVLFGRPRDERCGEIAAQLFQRMEAHLATSPYLAAEHPTIADLALYSYTSHAPEGGVSLEPYPQLRAWLARIEALPGYVSMVRQKALA
- a CDS encoding LysR family transcriptional regulator, yielding MDKLEGMRIFVAVADAKGFAPAARQLGVSAPAVTRAVAALEARIGTQLLRRSTRQVALTEAGARFHADCKRILSEIDEAESSASGAHVVPQGLLSITAPVIFGRLHVAPVLQDFLGLHPQVSARSFYTDQIVHLLDEGMDVALRIAHLPDSGLVAVRVGEVRRVVVASPQYLAEHGVPRTPADFLQHRGIGFSQHGSVSAPWVFYPPGAGARSEGVVAHPRLRHVTNAGDASIAGALANQGLVRALSYQVAEPVLAGRLHIVMADHEPPPIPVQLVYAEGRRAAAKVRAFVDYAAERLRAEPVLNGSLQWPALP
- a CDS encoding GMC family oxidoreductase, coding for MPIPQVIPIPTKKPTDPWVVGKRAGWKIIDASTLTADRSVTFDVAIIGTGAGGGLTAEMLAASGLKVVLIEEGPLKSSSDFNMKESEAYPAMYQENLARRTIDGGVGILQGRTVGGGTTVNWATSFRTAPQVLEHWQRVYGLTEYTKAKMDPWFAAVEKRLGIKPWTGAINANNGILSTGLSRLGLSWGIISPNVKGCAALGYCGLGCPINAKQSMLVTSLPVAMARGATLYTRLRAQNYTFNTAKTAITGIVCDALDPSGLRPSGRKVTIKARHYVQATSAINGPALLMRSGAPDPHGTLGKRTFLHPSASVGGFYNNDIAAHSGLPQSVYSDHYLDNVPLTGTPGYKLEVAPLHPVLVAGGPTYFGEQHASLMKNFNKYGVTISFVRDGFMSESVGGSVVLRADGSPGLDYPLSATVLESIRQSIKSQGAVHFAAGAQRVFIGHIDAATQGYTDNASFQAAADALPMVSGRVRLNSAHQMGGCGMSADPTKGVVNGNGRHHQITNLSVHDASVFPTSLGLNPQETIWGITARNTAKLALDIYGIRNCTVTAPAD